The sequence below is a genomic window from Thermomicrobiales bacterium.
GTATTTCTATGGCACCGGACGCAGGAAGAGCGCCGTCGCGCGTGTTCGCCTGTACCCGGGTGCCGGTGAGTTCACGATCAACGGCAAGACGTCGGCCGAGTATTTCGGCGGACGTGACCTGTATCAGCAAATGCTGCGCCAGCCGCTGCAGCTGACCAACACGCTCGAGCGCTACAACGTCGTTGTGCGTGTCGTCGGTGGCGGTGTGACCGGCCAGGCCGGAGCAATCCGCCACGGCATCTCGCGCGCCCTCATCCGCGCTGACGAGGAGCTGCGGCCCG
It includes:
- the rpsI gene encoding 30S ribosomal protein S9, with the translated sequence YFYGTGRRKSAVARVRLYPGAGEFTINGKTSAEYFGGRDLYQQMLRQPLQLTNTLERYNVVVRVVGGGVTGQAGAIRHGISRALIRADEELRPGLKRAGMLTRDARVKERKKVGLKRARKAPQYTKR